A single genomic interval of Terriglobus albidus harbors:
- a CDS encoding DUF4118 domain-containing protein: protein MQKMQLPNPYPSPVRYGAAVGVATLSIVLSSVLLRMGIRLESAWMIAAVTLAAWFGGLGPGLLSTAFCFAGQMLLRFPEGSWRVEGTSEWVGLCAFVINALLISFLFRSHYRVRAWRKVSPVAVTGGYWWRYDIGGESVELSSPAFPHVTITRTYTDWLRQIARQDRERVEAAIHTALSSGQIDLQFHMILPEGVTRLVEMRGVRPEGKENGLLAVCLEMGAPTPDPQAFLH from the coding sequence ATGCAAAAGATGCAGCTCCCTAATCCTTACCCTTCGCCGGTACGCTATGGCGCCGCCGTCGGTGTTGCGACCTTGTCCATCGTCCTCAGCTCAGTGCTGCTTCGGATGGGCATCCGGCTGGAGTCCGCATGGATGATTGCCGCTGTCACCCTCGCCGCCTGGTTCGGCGGCTTGGGGCCCGGCCTGTTGTCGACCGCATTCTGTTTTGCCGGGCAGATGTTGCTTCGCTTTCCGGAAGGAAGCTGGAGAGTGGAAGGGACAAGCGAGTGGGTCGGCCTGTGCGCCTTCGTCATCAATGCGCTGCTGATTTCGTTCCTGTTTCGCTCCCACTATCGCGTCCGCGCCTGGCGTAAGGTGTCTCCGGTCGCGGTCACCGGTGGATACTGGTGGCGGTATGACATCGGCGGCGAAAGCGTAGAACTTAGTTCACCCGCTTTTCCCCACGTCACGATCACACGCACCTATACCGACTGGCTGCGGCAGATCGCGCGGCAGGACCGCGAACGCGTCGAAGCTGCGATACACACGGCTCTTTCCAGCGGCCAGATCGACCTGCAGTTCCACATGATCCTGCCGGAAGGCGTTACCCGGTTAGTAGAGATGCGCGGCGTCCGCCCGGAAGGCAAAGAAAATGGCCTTCTCGCGGTTTGCCTGGAGATGGGC